A DNA window from Vanacampus margaritifer isolate UIUO_Vmar chromosome 19, RoL_Vmar_1.0, whole genome shotgun sequence contains the following coding sequences:
- the stxbp6l gene encoding syntaxin binding protein 6 (amisyn), like gives MNIQSTINKDVFIPRNERMVVAVEVQRRKKKRMSFFSPGSKGDYATFICVSVTNTRPHQLLISKVKRFSGSLAFTRTSQWTVEQLRQVNGINPNKDSPEFDLVFVNAVDQWVGSSAAEKCIFVQILYRACQTYWEGKAGSLVKASRRGSHQDGAAGPNESPTGPSSGTVKARRKSFVAPRPPEFINCPSKLTADSSSMNLFIYRCKAFFNHMKKKMAANQRTSQNRVHQIKVALGERGDKLTVAEDKTLGLVHTAQQLADIAHKMALKYAK, from the exons ATGAATATTCAGTCCACCATCAACAAAGATGTCTTCATCCCCCGTAATGAACGTATGGTGGTGGCAGTGGAGgtacagagaagaaaaaagaagaggatgtCTTTCTTTTCTCCTGGATCCAAAGGAGACTATGCAACTTTCATTTGTGTTTCAg TGACCAACACAAGGCCGCACCAGCTCCTCATTTCAAAGGTGAAGAGGTTTAGTGGCTCCTTGGCCTTCACAAGGACATCACAGTGGACGGTGGAGCAGCTACGACAGGTCAATGGCATTAACCCCAACAAG GATAGCCCCGAATTTGACCTGGTGTTTGTCAATGCTGTGGATCAGTGGGTGGGCAGCTCAGCGGCAGAAAAGTGCATCTTCGTCCAGATTCTATATCGTGCCTGCCAGACCTACTGGGAAGGAAAGGCGGGAAGTTTGGTTAAGGCGAGCCGCCGAGGCTCCCACCAGGATGGGGCGGCAGGTCCTAATGAATCCCCAACAGGGCCTTCATCTGGAACAGTAAAAGCACGACGGAAAAGTTTTGTTGCACCCAGACCACCAGAATTCATCAACTGTCCGTCCAAACTCACAGCAg ATTCCTCCTCCATGAATCTATTCATCTACCGCTGCAAAGCCTTCTTCAATCATATGAAGAAGAAGATGGCTGCAAACCAAAGGACTTCACAAAATAGAG tCCATCAGATCAAAGTGGCTCTGGGAGAGCGTGGGGACAAACTGACTGTAGCTGAAGACAAGACATTAGGGCTGGTGCATACAGCACAGCAGCTTGCAGACATTGCTCACAAG ATGGCGCTGAAATATGCAAAATAG